TATCAGCATATGACTAGGAATATAATCGGTAAACATCTAAGACTTTCCTTAtataacattcccttcttgcTCAAGAAAACTAGGAAAAGttgtgcaacactccaagacttgGACAACACTCCAAGTCCAAGCTATCAATATCCGGACCAAAACACCAAAACACGCAAACTATCCCCATTAGTGCGAGACAATTCGCCAACACTATCTTATTACACAAATCAAACTACAAAAACATCTTTTAAACAACAGTCCCGTTAATGTAACATGTGTTTTCTCACAATAATAAAATTGTGTAACGTTCCTTTAGTTTTATTCTGATTTATCATTTTTCTTATTTAAAATTCGTCACAACGGATTGAGAGAAATTTTTTTTGGCATAAACTTCGTGGGAAAAGAAGATTGCAAAGTCAAACTTATATTCTTTGTTTAAAGTCATACTTTGGTTGTACTTGTGATTTGTGTGTCGACGAGGAGAGGAAAATGTAAAGATAATTCTAATCCCACGTTGCAATGCCCAAACCCCAAAAACTTAAAGGACTACTTTTGCAATTCAGCATAAAATATAACAATAGCCAATTTCCTGATCAAGGGCAAAAACCAAAACTTCATATTGATCAAACAACCCTCAGCCATGGCTTCCATCAGCAATTACGTCTTCTCAACCTGCAAACTCTCTCCACCGAAAAGACCCATCTCAATTTCAACCCCCTTATCCTTCTCTTCATCTAAATGTTTCACTCAATCAAGAAACAGTCATGTACTGATCAAATCCATCGCAGAGGACAGGGAAGTGGTTACGGAAAAGATTAGCATCTCCGATCTCAAACAAGACGAACAAAGTGGAAATGGATTGGAAGGGGGAGACAAGGAATTTGTTGTTCGAGATGGGTCGGAAGAAATTGATAGATTTATGGGTAAAGCAGTTAATGCTTCTATTGTTCTTGGTTTTGGTACTCTTGCTGTCACTAGGCTGCTCACCATCGATCATGAGTATTGGCATGTGAGTTTTGATTTGAGCTTCACTTACTTCTAATTAGTTGTGTTGGATGCGTGCAATTTCGTGTAATTTCTCACTTCTGTATATAAATTTGGAGATAATTTGTTTGGTTAATGTCACGACAACCAATCATACCTAATTTTCTTTTTAGGCAACTTATCTTTAATTTGTAATCAATATATCTCGGACAATTTTATGTGTTCTCATTACATCATCTGGGTGTAATTTCAACCGAAAAACTACCATTGAATCCTTCTTGGTGTCCACAGTGGCATCCAATATGGTAGAATTTCTTCACTTATATGGCAGAATTACTCTGTTAAAATCCATTTTGGTGGTGTAATGATGAGTACTTATTCTTGAAACCTAAAGAATATGTATCACGATCATATAATAAACTACTTAAAGCTAGGGGTAGCTATGTAATTTAAGATTTTCTGAGTTCTAAtgtatgaattatcttgttttaCTCATTTGATATAGGGATGGACCCTTTATGAGATACTAAGATATGCTCCTGAGCACAATTGGATTGCTTATGAAGAAGCTCTTAAAGAAAATCCTGTTTTGGCTAAGATGATGATAAGTGGTATTGTTTACTCTATAGGCGATTGGATTGCACAAGTAACTTCTTTATTCCCAAATTTCTTGCTGAATTTAGCTTTTCAATATGTTCTTTTTTCCACTTTCaacatttaaatgttttttttaagcaAAGTTAAGTACATTTCCTATATTTGTAAAAAGAGCAAACTAATtttatctttttcttttaaatgaatTTGTAGTGTTACGAAGGGAAGCCTCTATTTGAGTTCGACAGGACTCGGTTGTTTCGATCAGGGCTTGTGGGATTCACTCTCCATGGATCTCTTTCCCATTTCTATTACCAAATATGCGAGGTAACAATACAttttattcaaattaataataacaatatactttcattcatttgtttattatagcatcctaattCCATTTTTCCTGAAAATTACCCAATTATTTATAACCACACTACTCGATTAAAATTTTGTTACGTTGTTTCTAGGCTCTTATCCCTTGGAAAGACTGGTGGGTAGTTCCAGCAAAAATTGCGTTTGACCAAACAGTATGGTCAGCAATTTGGAACAGCATCTATTTTGTGGTTTTGGGATTATTACGATTTGAGTCCCCCACCAATATATCAAATGAACTCAAAGCAACATTCTTCCCCATGTTAACAGTAAGCATATAATACAAACATACTTACAGTTATTTACATGTAT
The genomic region above belongs to Lactuca sativa cultivar Salinas chromosome 4, Lsat_Salinas_v11, whole genome shotgun sequence and contains:
- the LOC111899682 gene encoding protein SYM1, producing the protein MASISNYVFSTCKLSPPKRPISISTPLSFSSSKCFTQSRNSHVLIKSIAEDREVVTEKISISDLKQDEQSGNGLEGGDKEFVVRDGSEEIDRFMGKAVNASIVLGFGTLAVTRLLTIDHEYWHGWTLYEILRYAPEHNWIAYEEALKENPVLAKMMISGIVYSIGDWIAQCYEGKPLFEFDRTRLFRSGLVGFTLHGSLSHFYYQICEALIPWKDWWVVPAKIAFDQTVWSAIWNSIYFVVLGLLRFESPTNISNELKATFFPMLTAGWKLWPFAHLITYGVVPIEQRLLWVDSVELVWVTILSTYSNEKSEARISDTQGDIDTPSSSTNISESEE